In one Desulfoferula mesophila genomic region, the following are encoded:
- a CDS encoding transporter substrate-binding domain-containing protein — protein sequence MRKTGIVIALVAFMTLALASAALAGPVMDRIVKKGELVVGTATDYPPFNFKANDGTIMGLDVDLAKILAQAIKVKLKIEVIPFPKLLEALNAGKVDLVISGMTMTPERNTKAYFAGPYFVTGQGALMKGDMMQKIRDLTDFNKPEYTVAVNKGTTGETTVKQLLPKAKIVAYKDNEDALKALLAGKAQVMVADFPYCVLASFQYKADNLAALQKPFTFEPLGVAVPANDSLLQNMVDNYLGTLTAGGGLTELKARWFKQSGWIKKLPR from the coding sequence ATGCGCAAGACTGGAATCGTCATCGCCCTGGTGGCTTTTATGACCCTGGCCCTGGCCTCGGCCGCCCTGGCCGGCCCGGTGATGGACCGTATCGTCAAAAAAGGCGAGCTGGTGGTGGGCACCGCGACCGACTACCCCCCCTTCAACTTCAAGGCCAACGACGGCACCATCATGGGCCTGGACGTGGACCTGGCCAAAATCTTGGCCCAGGCCATCAAGGTCAAGCTGAAGATCGAGGTCATCCCCTTCCCCAAACTCTTGGAGGCGCTCAACGCGGGCAAGGTGGATCTGGTGATCTCGGGCATGACCATGACTCCCGAGCGCAACACCAAGGCCTATTTCGCCGGGCCTTACTTCGTCACCGGCCAGGGGGCCCTGATGAAGGGCGACATGATGCAGAAGATTCGCGACCTCACCGACTTCAACAAGCCTGAATACACCGTGGCGGTTAACAAGGGCACCACCGGCGAGACCACCGTCAAGCAGCTGTTGCCCAAGGCCAAAATCGTGGCGTACAAGGATAACGAAGACGCCCTCAAGGCCTTGCTGGCCGGCAAGGCCCAGGTCATGGTGGCCGACTTCCCCTACTGCGTGCTGGCCAGCTTCCAGTACAAGGCCGACAACCTGGCCGCCCTGCAAAAGCCCTTCACCTTCGAGCCCCTGGGAGTGGCGGTGCCGGCCAACGACTCCCTGCTGCAAAACATGGTGGACAACTACCTGGGCACCCTGACCGCCGGCGGCGGCCTGACCGAGCTGAAGGCGCGCTGGTTCAAGCAGTCCGGCTGGATCAAGAAACTGCCCCGCTAG
- a CDS encoding transporter substrate-binding domain-containing protein, translated as MKRWYLALAALVALTLAAAPAQAGAVIDRVFAKKELVVATSGAYPPLTAVSKDGELIGLDVDIVKDLAQSLGVRLTLKRMPFERLVPAAAAGEVDLAIGGIGVTPQRNAKVYFAGPYFISGQTLLATQKVGAGIKGLDSVNQPGFSVSVAKGTTSEQAVRQVMSKAKIVVADTLDQALELLLNGQVKAMVADYPYCAVAAFRNPEAKLGTLEKPFTFEPLGIALPPGDPQWDNLVTNFLFNMEGGGKLNFLKNRWLKNPAWMRLLP; from the coding sequence ATGAAAAGGTGGTACCTGGCCCTTGCGGCCCTCGTTGCCCTGACCCTGGCCGCCGCTCCGGCCCAGGCCGGGGCGGTGATAGATCGCGTGTTCGCCAAAAAGGAGCTGGTGGTGGCCACCTCCGGGGCCTACCCTCCCCTCACCGCCGTGAGCAAGGACGGGGAATTGATCGGGCTGGACGTGGACATCGTCAAGGATCTGGCCCAGTCGCTGGGGGTGCGCCTCACGCTGAAGCGGATGCCCTTCGAGCGCCTGGTGCCGGCCGCCGCGGCCGGGGAGGTGGACCTGGCCATCGGGGGCATAGGCGTGACCCCCCAGCGCAACGCCAAGGTCTACTTCGCCGGGCCCTACTTCATCTCCGGTCAGACCCTGTTGGCCACCCAGAAGGTGGGCGCGGGCATCAAGGGTCTGGACAGCGTGAACCAGCCCGGCTTCAGCGTCTCCGTGGCCAAGGGCACCACCAGCGAGCAGGCCGTCCGCCAGGTGATGAGCAAGGCCAAGATCGTCGTGGCGGACACCCTGGACCAGGCCCTGGAGCTGCTGTTGAACGGCCAGGTCAAGGCCATGGTGGCCGACTACCCCTACTGCGCGGTGGCGGCCTTCCGCAACCCCGAGGCCAAGCTGGGCACCCTGGAAAAGCCCTTCACCTTCGAGCCCCTGGGCATCGCCTTGCCCCCCGGCGATCCCCAATGGGACAACCTGGTGACCAACTTTTTGTTCAACATGGAAGGCGGCGGCAAACTGAATTTCCTCAAAAACCGTTGGCTCAAAAACCCCGCCTGGATGCGGCTATTGCCCTAA
- a CDS encoding M20 family metallo-hydrolase: MDQAQRLLQRIGTYGERMIEAQRELVAVPSLGPTNGGEGEGEKAAIFERWLKELGLETEHEDAPDERVPGGVRPNLWGVMPGGDGPPVWVLGHLDVVPEGDRSLWSSDPWELKVDGDLIYGRGVMDDHAALVSSYFALQALQDEGIAPAGPVGLIAVSDEETGSAYGLEHLLKKRPELFSPDDLILVPDAGEPDGSFIEVAEKSMLWLKVTVQGKQVHGSTPHKGVNALYAAAKMMVATRELAQGFGAADPLFDPMVSTCEPTRKEAGVSNINTVPGRDVFYVDCRILPGITLEEVLAVFTERFEAIAAREGATVELEVVNRMQAAPATDPQSPVVQALTRGVKRVRGLEPKVGGVGGGTVAAFFRKAGLPVAVWYSCEPSVHQPDEFARISSMIADAQVMALIYAGLA, from the coding sequence ATGGACCAGGCGCAGAGGTTGTTGCAAAGGATAGGGACCTACGGCGAGCGGATGATCGAGGCCCAGCGCGAGCTGGTGGCCGTCCCCTCCCTGGGGCCCACCAACGGCGGCGAGGGCGAGGGCGAAAAGGCCGCCATATTCGAGCGTTGGCTCAAGGAGTTGGGCCTGGAGACGGAGCACGAGGACGCCCCGGACGAGCGGGTGCCCGGCGGGGTGCGGCCCAACCTGTGGGGGGTGATGCCCGGCGGCGACGGCCCCCCGGTGTGGGTCCTGGGCCATCTGGACGTGGTGCCCGAGGGCGACCGCTCCCTGTGGTCCAGCGATCCCTGGGAGCTCAAGGTGGACGGCGACCTCATCTACGGCCGGGGGGTCATGGACGACCACGCCGCCCTGGTCTCGAGCTACTTCGCCCTGCAGGCTCTACAAGACGAGGGCATCGCCCCGGCCGGGCCGGTGGGGCTCATCGCCGTGTCCGACGAGGAGACCGGCTCGGCCTACGGCCTGGAGCACCTGCTAAAAAAGCGGCCGGAGTTGTTTTCGCCGGACGACCTTATCCTGGTGCCCGACGCGGGCGAGCCGGACGGCAGCTTCATCGAAGTGGCGGAAAAATCCATGCTCTGGCTCAAGGTCACGGTGCAGGGCAAGCAGGTGCACGGCTCCACCCCCCACAAGGGGGTCAACGCCCTGTACGCCGCGGCCAAGATGATGGTGGCCACCCGGGAGCTGGCCCAGGGCTTCGGGGCCGCCGACCCCCTGTTCGACCCCATGGTGAGCACCTGCGAGCCCACCCGCAAGGAAGCGGGGGTGTCCAACATCAACACGGTGCCCGGCCGCGACGTGTTCTACGTGGACTGCCGCATTTTGCCGGGGATCACCCTGGAAGAAGTGCTGGCCGTTTTCACCGAACGCTTCGAGGCCATCGCCGCCCGGGAGGGGGCCACGGTGGAGTTGGAGGTGGTCAACCGCATGCAGGCCGCCCCGGCCACCGACCCCCAGTCTCCGGTGGTGCAAGCCCTGACCCGGGGGGTAAAGCGGGTGCGCGGCCTGGAGCCCAAGGTGGGCGGGGTGGGCGGCGGCACGGTGGCCGCCTTTTTCCGCAAGGCCGGCCTGCCGGTGGCGGTGTGGTACTCCTGCGAACCCTCGGTGCACCAGCCCGACGAGTTCGCCCGGATCTCTTCCATGATCGCCGACGCCCAGGTGATGGCCCTCATCTACGCCGGGCTGGCCTGA
- a CDS encoding nitroreductase family protein has protein sequence METRQAILARRSVRSFSQEPLERGFLEDLVAVARLSPAAANLQPLEYVVVTQPELCEEIFGCLKWAAYTAPVGTPDEAHRPTAYVAVAVRQEYLPSVGSDYDLGAAVMAMLLLAQDQGVGTCWIHSINGPRASKLLGLPPELKLDSVIALGRPAEEPTTVDLSPEQVGKEVIRYWRDDHGRQVVPKRALGNMLHWKRHGGK, from the coding sequence ATGGAAACTAGGCAAGCCATCCTGGCGCGGCGCTCGGTGCGCAGCTTTTCCCAGGAGCCCTTGGAGCGCGGCTTCTTGGAGGATCTGGTGGCCGTGGCCCGCCTGTCCCCGGCGGCGGCCAACCTGCAACCCCTGGAATACGTGGTGGTAACCCAGCCGGAGCTCTGCGAAGAAATCTTCGGCTGCCTCAAGTGGGCCGCCTACACCGCGCCGGTGGGCACCCCCGACGAGGCCCATCGCCCCACCGCCTATGTCGCGGTGGCCGTGCGCCAGGAGTATCTGCCGTCGGTGGGCAGCGACTACGACCTGGGCGCGGCGGTGATGGCCATGCTGCTGTTGGCCCAGGACCAGGGAGTGGGCACCTGCTGGATCCACAGCATCAACGGGCCCAGGGCCTCCAAGCTGCTGGGCCTGCCCCCGGAACTCAAGCTGGATTCGGTGATCGCCCTGGGCCGCCCGGCCGAGGAGCCCACCACCGTGGACCTGTCCCCGGAGCAGGTGGGCAAGGAGGTCATCCGCTACTGGCGCGACGACCACGGCCGCCAGGTGGTGCCCAAGCGGGCCCTGGGCAACATGCTGCATTGGAAGCGCCACGGCGGCAAATAA
- the ispH gene encoding 4-hydroxy-3-methylbut-2-enyl diphosphate reductase, with product MKVRLARYAGFCMGVRRAMELALTQAHHAQGPVFTYGPLIHNPQVLDLLESKGIRVLSEIPPPGSVDGGTVIIRAHGVPPQDKQRLKAAGFSRVVEGTCPRVIRVQAIIARAARRGADVIIVGDASHPEVVGLMGHSQGRGRVVSRPEEVAQLPPLSDVVVAAQTTQTGENLAAIVAALEKRFGAVEVHQTICEATHRRQDEVKNLAGEVDAVVVVGGRSSGNTQRLAQVAADLGKPVFAVETAEELPREKLARLDTVGVTAGASTPNWLIKRVLRELGTLRSEGEGHGSYLLRRVFRFFVRSQLLVALGAALMTCAASLLQGMRPHLSLAATAFFYIYAMHILNHFLDKEAGQYNDPDRAQFLIKHRVFLIGSGIFSAAAALALCLVLGPWPFVIVSLISLLGILYSVPVVPAALSRRLKFASLKDIPGSKTVSAAGAWAVVVAALPAVTLGVWNPAALLLAFVYTTVLVFCRCAVFDVLDVQGDLVVGKETIPIMLGEKGTLRLVSWLLAALALLMLLAPLAGLPAGLCWLLLLPVAGLATMQRVLSRGDLLPGTMGEALVDGNFWLAGVLALAWWVF from the coding sequence ATGAAGGTTCGGCTGGCCCGCTACGCCGGTTTTTGCATGGGGGTGCGCCGGGCCATGGAGCTGGCCCTTACCCAGGCCCACCATGCCCAGGGCCCGGTGTTCACCTACGGCCCCCTGATCCACAACCCCCAAGTGCTCGATCTGTTGGAGAGCAAGGGCATCCGGGTGCTGAGCGAAATACCCCCGCCGGGCAGCGTGGACGGCGGCACGGTGATCATCAGGGCCCACGGGGTGCCGCCCCAGGACAAACAGCGCCTGAAGGCGGCGGGCTTCAGCCGCGTCGTGGAGGGCACCTGCCCCCGGGTCATCCGGGTGCAGGCCATCATCGCCCGGGCGGCCAGGCGGGGGGCGGACGTGATCATCGTGGGCGACGCCAGCCACCCCGAGGTGGTGGGCCTCATGGGCCACTCCCAGGGGCGGGGCCGGGTGGTGTCCAGGCCCGAGGAGGTGGCCCAGCTACCGCCGCTCAGCGACGTGGTGGTGGCGGCCCAGACCACCCAGACCGGCGAGAACCTCGCGGCCATCGTGGCGGCCCTGGAAAAGCGCTTCGGCGCGGTGGAGGTGCACCAGACCATCTGCGAGGCCACCCACCGCCGCCAGGACGAGGTCAAGAACCTGGCCGGAGAGGTGGACGCGGTGGTGGTGGTGGGCGGTCGCAGCAGCGGCAACACCCAGCGCCTGGCCCAGGTGGCCGCCGATCTGGGCAAACCGGTGTTCGCGGTGGAGACCGCCGAGGAGCTGCCCCGGGAGAAGCTGGCCCGCCTGGACACGGTGGGGGTCACCGCCGGGGCTTCCACCCCCAACTGGCTCATCAAGCGGGTGCTCCGGGAACTGGGCACCCTGCGCAGCGAGGGCGAGGGGCACGGCTCCTATTTGCTGCGGCGGGTGTTCCGCTTCTTCGTGCGCAGCCAGCTGCTGGTGGCCCTGGGCGCGGCGTTGATGACCTGCGCGGCCAGCCTGCTCCAGGGGATGCGGCCCCACCTCTCCCTGGCGGCCACCGCCTTCTTCTACATCTACGCCATGCACATCCTCAACCACTTCCTGGACAAGGAAGCGGGCCAATACAACGACCCGGACCGGGCCCAATTTCTGATCAAGCACCGGGTCTTCTTGATCGGCTCGGGAATCTTCAGCGCGGCCGCCGCCCTGGCGCTGTGCCTTGTGCTGGGGCCCTGGCCCTTTGTCATCGTCAGCCTCATCAGCCTGCTGGGCATCCTCTACTCGGTGCCCGTGGTGCCCGCCGCCCTGAGCCGGCGACTGAAGTTCGCCAGCCTCAAGGACATCCCCGGCTCCAAGACGGTGAGCGCCGCCGGGGCCTGGGCGGTGGTGGTGGCGGCCCTGCCCGCCGTGACCCTGGGGGTGTGGAACCCCGCGGCCCTGCTGTTGGCCTTTGTCTACACCACGGTGCTGGTGTTTTGCCGCTGCGCGGTGTTCGACGTGCTGGACGTGCAGGGCGACCTGGTGGTGGGCAAGGAGACCATACCCATCATGCTGGGCGAAAAGGGCACCTTGCGCCTGGTCTCCTGGCTGCTGGCCGCCCTGGCCCTTCTTATGCTCCTGGCCCCCCTGGCCGGGCTGCCGGCGGGGCTGTGCTGGTTGCTGCTTTTGCCCGTGGCCGGGCTGGCGACGATGCAGCGGGTGCTCAGCCGGGGCGACCTTTTGCCCGGCACCATGGGCGAGGCCCTGGTGGACGGCAATTTCTGGCTGGCCGGAGTCCTGGCCCTGGCCTGGTGGGTTTTCTAG
- a CDS encoding tRNA dihydrouridine synthase, which yields MQLLGLTLQSPFVAAPMAGVSGPAFRLMARRAGAAMVYSEMISAPGLLRRQPQTLRLARSLPGERPLVLQLFGADPDQMGRAAALAGDLEADALDVNMGCPAKKVRRPGAGSALLEDPVRAAEIMAAVAENSRLPVSAKIRLGPSRDITEDLVPRLVKAGAQAITLHARTTRQGFGGRADWGAIRRLAAWCPVPVIGNGDVTSGRDAVRMLAETGCAAVMIGRGAMGDPWIFTRALARLEGREPSAVTPAMKRRALAEHLELAKQLGGEGHALHFVRQFMMWYSRGLPGASQFRRAAGPCRELGELWALCDQFFLEPGPAEPQQPEQAA from the coding sequence ATGCAACTACTGGGGCTTACACTGCAATCGCCGTTTGTGGCCGCGCCCATGGCCGGGGTGTCGGGCCCCGCCTTTCGCCTCATGGCCCGCCGGGCCGGCGCGGCCATGGTCTACAGCGAAATGATCAGCGCCCCCGGCCTGTTGCGCCGCCAGCCCCAGACCCTGCGCCTGGCCCGCAGCCTGCCCGGCGAGCGGCCCCTGGTGTTGCAGCTGTTCGGGGCCGATCCCGATCAGATGGGCCGGGCCGCGGCTTTGGCCGGCGACCTGGAGGCCGACGCCCTGGACGTGAACATGGGCTGCCCGGCCAAAAAGGTGCGCCGCCCCGGCGCGGGCAGCGCCCTGTTGGAAGACCCGGTCCGCGCCGCCGAGATCATGGCCGCGGTGGCCGAGAACTCCCGCCTGCCGGTTAGCGCCAAGATTCGCCTGGGGCCCAGCCGCGACATCACCGAAGACCTGGTGCCCCGCCTGGTGAAGGCGGGAGCCCAGGCCATAACCCTGCACGCCCGCACCACCCGCCAGGGCTTCGGAGGGCGGGCCGATTGGGGGGCCATCCGGCGCCTGGCCGCCTGGTGCCCCGTGCCGGTTATCGGCAACGGCGACGTGACCAGCGGGCGCGACGCGGTGCGCATGCTGGCCGAGACCGGCTGCGCGGCGGTGATGATCGGCCGGGGGGCCATGGGCGATCCTTGGATCTTCACCCGCGCCCTGGCCCGCCTGGAGGGCCGCGAGCCCTCGGCGGTGACCCCGGCCATGAAGCGCCGCGCCCTGGCCGAGCACCTGGAGCTGGCCAAGCAATTGGGCGGCGAGGGCCATGCCCTGCATTTCGTGCGGCAATTCATGATGTGGTATTCCCGGGGCCTGCCCGGAGCCTCCCAGTTTCGCCGCGCGGCCGGGCCCTGCCGGGAGTTAGGCGAGTTGTGGGCCCTGTGCGACCAATTTTTCCTGGAGCCGGGGCCCGCTGAACCCCAACAACCGGAGCAGGCGGCATGA
- a CDS encoding radical SAM protein: protein MSGSDGQQAVFGPVPSRRLGRSLGVDLVYPKTCPLDCIYCELGRTTVHTAQRGRFRDADQVLAQVARRLSEMDTPPDFVTLAGSGEPTLHLELGRVIAELKRLSPCRVAVLTNGVLLPDPQVRRDLALADVVIPSLDAVDQQIFERINRPVPGLIIDDVVEGLKAFAREFDGKLWLEILLASGINDSPEHLVALAAAAREIGPELVQLNTVIRPPAVPGVGALSLERLEEIATGFGLPCTVSAPPRPAAGGERGDLELQVCEMTRRRPCTVSDVAAMAGVQPERAERLLHELARKGLVRPEDFGGEIFYRGL, encoded by the coding sequence GTGAGCGGTTCCGACGGCCAGCAGGCCGTGTTCGGGCCGGTGCCCAGCCGGAGGCTGGGCCGGAGTTTGGGGGTGGACTTGGTCTACCCCAAGACCTGCCCATTGGATTGCATCTACTGCGAACTGGGCCGCACCACGGTGCACACCGCCCAGCGCGGCCGCTTTCGCGACGCGGACCAGGTGTTGGCCCAAGTGGCCCGGCGCCTGTCCGAGATGGACACCCCGCCGGATTTCGTGACCCTGGCCGGCAGCGGCGAGCCCACCCTGCACCTGGAGCTGGGCCGGGTCATCGCCGAGCTTAAACGCCTCAGCCCCTGCCGGGTGGCGGTGCTCACCAACGGGGTGCTGTTGCCCGACCCCCAGGTGCGCCGCGATTTGGCTTTGGCCGACGTGGTGATCCCCAGCCTGGACGCGGTGGACCAACAGATATTTGAACGCATCAACCGGCCCGTGCCTGGGCTTATAATAGACGACGTTGTCGAAGGCCTGAAGGCCTTTGCCCGCGAGTTCGACGGCAAGCTGTGGCTGGAGATTCTCCTGGCCTCGGGCATCAACGACTCTCCCGAGCACTTGGTCGCCCTGGCGGCCGCGGCCCGGGAGATCGGCCCGGAGCTGGTGCAGCTCAACACGGTGATCCGCCCTCCGGCGGTGCCCGGAGTGGGCGCCCTGTCCCTGGAGCGCCTGGAGGAGATCGCCACCGGCTTCGGCCTGCCCTGCACGGTGAGCGCCCCTCCCCGGCCCGCGGCCGGCGGCGAGCGGGGCGACCTGGAGCTCCAGGTGTGCGAGATGACCCGGCGCCGGCCCTGCACCGTCTCCGACGTGGCCGCCATGGCCGGGGTGCAGCCGGAGCGGGCCGAGCGGCTTTTGCACGAGCTGGCCCGCAAGGGCCTGGTGCGGCCGGAAGATTTCGGGGGCGAGATTTTTTATCGCGGTTTGTAG